In the genome of Pseudooceanicola algae, the window GTTGATCGAGGCGACCTCGGCCCCCGCAATGGCCTGCACAAGTCGCGGTGCCAGCACGCCGAGCGCGATGCCCGCGATCATGGCCAGCGCAACCCAAAGGGTCAGAAGCCGTTCAAAGGTGCTCATACCGTTCCCTCGTCTTTCTGGTCACTCAACTGCCCGGATGTCAGAGCGGCCAGCGCGACCATGACCGCTGCCGTGCCAAGCACAAGGGACAGCCCGCCAAGTTGATAAGTCAGGCCCGACAGAAGGGTGCCGATCAGCCGCCCCCCCGCATTGGCCATGTAGTAAAAACCGACATCCATCGTCACCCGCTCGGATTTCGTGAAAGCGAGGATCAGGTAGGAATGCAGCGATGAATTGATGGCGAAGATCGCGCCGAAAGCCAGCAGGCCAGCCACCAGCGTCGCGGTCAGCCAGGGCGCCGGGCCGGAGGACAGCAGCACGGCGATTGTCAGGGCCGCGGGCACCACGAACAGCGCGGCGGCCCAGCCTCGGGCGGCGGCGATCAGGTCGCTTTCCGGGCGCTCTGCAGCGCGCAGGATCTTCGGGGCCGAGGCCTGAACCGCGCCGTAAAGGATCACCCAGACCGCCATGAACGTCCCGATCATGAAGAAGGCCGCGCGATTGCCCTCTTCGGTGCCATCCGACAGGACGGCGTAGAAATAGATCGGGATGCCGACCACGAACCAGACATCTCGCGCGCCGAACAGGAAGACGCGCGCGGCGGACAACCAGTTGATATTTGGTGACTTCGAGAAGACCTCCGAGAACTTCGCCCCCTTGCGTCCGCGCGGCAGGCCGGCCGGCATGAACAGAGCCACCGCGACCAGGATCACGGCCAGGACAACGGCCATGGCCAGCACCGCGAAGGTGAACCCGACAGAGGCCAGCAGCGCCGCGCCAAGCAGGAACCCGAACCCCTTCACCGCGTTCTTCGATCCCGTCAGCACCGCGACCCAGCGGAACAACCCGCCGCCCTCGGTCGGCGCCAGAAGCTTGACCGCCGATTTCGACGACATCTTGGCCAGATCCTTGGCGACACCGCTGGCCCCCTGCACACACATCACGAAAGCGACCGAGGCGCCGATGGCCCAGGTAGGGTCCAGCTGCGACAGCATCAGCAGCGCTACGACCTGCAACCCCAGCCCGGCATAAAGGGTCGATGTCAGCCCGAAGCGTGCGGCGATCCAGCCCGCCGCAAGATTGGTGACCATGCCCGCGATCTCGTAAAGCACGAACAGATAGGCCAGCTGCACCGGGGAAAAGCCAAGGCTGTGGAAATGCAGCAGCACCAGCATCCGCAGGGCGCCGTCGGTCAGCATGAAGGCCCAATAGGCCGCCGTGACGGCGACATAGGCCGCCATCCCTTGCTTGGTCTCGCTCATGGCCATTCTTTCCGTGTCAGGGCAGCGCGTTCAGGATCCTCGGTGGCCGGGCGTCAAAGCGACGCGCCGACCATCCGCGCGACATCGACCAGCCGGTTAGCATAGCCGAATTCGTTGTCGTACCAGGCATAGATCTTCACCTGGGTGCCGTTGATCACCATGGTCGAGGGCGCATCGATGATCGAGGAGCGCGGATCATTGGTATAATCCGTGGACACCAACGGGCGGGTTTCATAGCCCAAGATGCCTTTCAGCGGGCCTTCGGCAGCGGATTTGAACAGGGCGTTGACCTCTTCTGCGGTGGTTTCGCGATCGACCTCGAAAACGCAATCGGTCAGCGAGGCATTCAGCAGCGGCACGCGCACCGCGTGACCGTTCAGTCGCCCGGTCAATTCGGGATAGATCAGCGTGATGGCCGTAGCCGATCCGGTGGTGGTCGGGATCAGCGAATTCAGGGCCGAGCGCGCCCGGCGCAGGTCCTTGGCGGGGCGGTCGACGATGGTCTGGGTGTTGGTCACGTCGTGGATCGTGGTGATCGAGCCGTGCTTGATGCCAAGCGCCTCATGGATCACCTTGACCACCGGCGCGAGGCAGTTCGTCGTGCAGGAGGCCGCCGTGACGATCCTGTGCCGGTCAGGATCATAGGTGTCGTCGTTGACGCCGTAGACGATATTCGCCGTCGGCCCATCCTTGACCGGCGCCGAGATCACGACCTTCTTCACCCCGGCGTCGAAATAGGGCGCAAGCTTGGCTTCGGTCTTGTAGACGCCGGTGCAGTCGATCACCACGTCGACGCCATCCAACGGCAGGGCCGACAGGTCGCGGGTGCCGATGAAGGGCAGGCGGGTGCCGTCGATGGTCACGCTGTCGGCATCATGGGCAAATTCGGCCGACCAGCGACCATGCACCGTGTCGAATTCCAGCAGATGCGCGTGCATTTCCGGATCGCCAACCGCGTCGTTGATCCAGGCGATCTTCGCGCCGCCTTCCAGCAGCGGTTTCAGGGCAAGCTTGCCCATGCGGCCAAGGCCATTCAGTGCGTATGTGGTCATGCCGGGGTCTCGGTCTTGCTGCGGCCGATCTCGTCGACGGCGGATTGAAGGGCGATCCGGTCAAGGCTTTCGACCGGCAGGGCCACGAAGGACAGGATGCGATTGCGCAGCGCGCCGTAGGCCTGCTGGAAGGCGAGGCTTTTCTCGGCATCGGTGCCCTCGACCTTGACCGGATCCACCATGCCCCAGTGGCCGCTGACCGGCTGGCCTTCCCAGGCGGGGCATTCCTCGTTCGCGGATTGGTTGCAGACGGTAAAGACGAAATCAAGCTCGGGCGCGTCCTGGCCCGAAAATTCGCTGACGTTCTTGGACCGCAAAGGGGAAATGTCATGCCCCTTGTCTTCCAGCACCTTCAGCGCAAAGGGATTGAGCTCGGAAAAGGGGCGGGTCCCGGCGGAATGGACGTTGAACCGATCCCCGGCGAGGTCGCGCAGGATGGATTCGGCAAAGATCGAGCGCGCGGAATTGCCCACGCAGATGAACAGGACGTTGTACTTGCGATCTGGGGATGTGGGTTCGGACATGGTGGCAGCTCCTGCGCTGGACGGCATGCAAAGGTTTGGACGACCACGGCAACAATCGAGGAACAGATAATCGAACATCTGTTGCACGCGTGTCATTTGAACGGAGTAGAGAAGCGACGTTCCGGCCCGTTCCTGGCTGACCAGCCCGGCACGTTGAAGCGCTGCCAGATAGGCCGACATCGTGCTGGCCTTGACGTCGAGCGCGGCACAAAGCTCTCCCGCCGGGACACGGTCGGGAAAGCGGCGCATCAACAGGCGAAACACGGCAAGGCGTTGCGGGTGGCCCAGGGTGGCCAGTTGGTCGGGAATCTCTTTTTCCATATTTCATGAAATATAGGATTATAAGCCGGGCGCAAATGAAGTTTCGATGACAGGGCCCGAAGCCGACCATGGTCACCGGAAAGATCGCCACCATGACTTCCTGCAGTGCCCGGCTGACGAGGATGCGCTGCACGACCTGCCGCGCCTCAGGCACGTCTTGGATGTTGACGACGGCGGGCAGGCCGCGTTCGGAACAGATCTCGGTCAGCAGGCGCATGATCTGGCGGCTGGTTTCGGATCAAGGCTGGCCCCAGGTTCCTCGACCAGCAACAGATCGGAGTCCTGCATCAGGGCCCGCGCGATACCAAGTCTTACAACAATCTATCAAAGGCCATGACCCACAGGGGGTCAGCCGCCGAAGCATCATTCCATAGGCCTGCCGAACGGCCAGCGCCTGTTCCGCAGGACCGCCAACAGCCCGGACCAGGTCCGGGCTGCCCCAATGGGCCGAGACCGGCGACCCGGCAGGGGCGGACGCCGCGTGTGACACGCGGGCCCGGATCACCCGTTTCCCGCGCACAGGAAGCTGTCGAGCGCGGCGATCGCGTCTTCGGACGCGAGGTTGGCAGAGGCTTCGCCCAGAACCTCGGACAGCGCGGCGCGGGTGCGGGGACCCGGCAGGCCGTCAACCGGACCGGGGTCGGCCCCTGCCGCGATCAGCAGGCGTTGGAATGTGACGCCGGGGGTGCCTTCTTCTATTGTCGCCAGACCGCAGGGCGCAGGTGGCACGAGGTCGGAGTCGTCCGCGACTTCGAGGTCTTCGGCCACTTCGGTCGTTTCAGTCTGAGGCGGGGGTGACAGGGCCCAGCCATCGGTGGACGGCGCCACCACCGCAGGCGGCGAAGGCATTTCCGCAGAGGTGGCGACGCTTTCAGGCGCGGTAAAGCACAGCCCCATCTGTTCCGCCACGCGCAGGGCAGGCTCGGGCGGGGTGCCTTCTGTCGTCTGGGCGCAGGTCTTGGCAGCGGAATCGCACTGGACGGATATTTCCCAGGCAGGTTCCGGTGCCGGATCGCTTACCGAGGCCTCGCCATTGGCATAGATCTGGTAAGCATAGCCGCCAATGCGCCCCTCTTGCCACAAGCCGGGGAAGCGGGGCGAGGGCACGTCGGCAAAGCCCGTCACCACGTCCGTCGCCCCGGGAAAGATGCGGTCATACCCGGCGCCGACGCAGGGCGCGGCCTGGGCCTGCGTCGCAGCCAATGCGCCCGACAGCAAGCCACCGCCAAGCCATGCCAGCCGACGCGCGGTCATTGGTTGGCCCGGCCAAGCGGCCCATGCGCGCGGAAGGCCAGGGCGGCCAGCACCACGGCGTTGGTATTCGTGGTGACCGAACTGTTCACCGACCCGTCGACCTCGTAAAGCCCTTCGGGCCAGCCCGTCTTTTCATCGCCAAGCGGAGCAAGGGCGTCGATCAGCGTCTGGGTATATTCCGTGCCGAACAGGGCGTACCAGGCGAAGGCCGTCTTGACGGTGACCGTGCGCTTGCTGTCCAGACGTTCGCCGCGGAATGTCATCACGGCCCAGGGCGCGCCGCCACCCCAGATCGTGGAATAGACGAAATAGGGCGCCTCATCGAGATGGCTTTCACTGACTGCCGTCAGGGTGCCGGTTTCGCGATACCGTTCCTCCTGCGCCTTGTAGATCGCGGTGGCGAAGCGGTGGGACCGCGCGTCAAAGCCGAACTCGAGCCCGTCAAAGACATAGGGCTCGGAAACCGTGAAGGCCGGGGTCACGTTGCGGTGCAGGCGATCGTCGACCGGGATCGGCTGGCCCATGACCTCTTCCACCATCATGTGATCTTCGGCACGGTAGGCGCGATACATGTCGTAGCCGTAAAGCATCATGGCCTTGGCGGCATATTGGCCATAGCCAAGGCGCCCTTCCTGGTCGCGGCGCAATTCACCATCGACCATGTTGCCGCCGATCAACTGGCCGTCCTCGACCATCTCATCGACGTCCCAGTATTCCAGCACCGAGGCAACCTGGCCCGCCAGATCGGGATAGGCCTGTTCGACATGTGACAGGGCACCGATCATGCGGGCGATGTCCAGAGCCGACCAGCCAAGGCCGCGTTCGACCGGCTGATTGGTGTAATCGACAAGGGCGCCGGTCTGCACGTTATAGGCCTTGTTCGGCAGGATGTCGTCGAACAGGCGCATGGTCGCCAGCGTGTCCAGCGCCCGGCTGATCCGTGCCGTCGCCTCGGCCTTTTCGATCAGTCCCAGCAGATCGGCCGAGATTACCGCGATGAAATAGGACCCGGTTTCCCACATGGTGGTCGACGGGTATTGATCCGCGGAATTGACCAGCCCGGTATCGGCGTTGGTGTTGTTCTCGAAATAGGTCCAGGCGATGCGTGCATAGGCCAGATCCTCGGGGGTGCTGTCCCCGGTGATGGCCAGCGGCAGCGGGTCGATATCTTCGAAGACGGACATGACCGAAAGGGTCTCCTGCGGTTGATCCGGAAGGCCGTGCGGCGCGGGTTGTCCCGCCTGCGGCGTGGTCTTCGAAATGGCCCCTTCCAGCGAGATCACCAGACCCAGCCCACAGAACAGGGCGACCAGAAAGATGATGCCGCTACGGGCCTTGATCAGGTTGTCACGAAAGCTCATGTCTATTCACCTTCTTTGCTTGCATCGGGTTGCCACAGGGCGGCGCTGATCATCCCGCTCATGGCAAAGCAGTTGTTCAGGCCCCAGAGAATATTGGCCACGACGCCACTGGCCGAGTGGCTTGTGCCGCCGATCAGCAGCGCGCCGATGGCCCAGGCCGCCCCTCCGAGCGTCAGCGCGATGACGGCGATCTGCGGTCGGACAAGGGTCAGGAAATTGCCCGCCTGCCGGGTCTTGGGGGTCACCTTGAACGAGATCTTTTCGCCCCGCGCCACGGTCATGATCGCCTTCAGGCCAAGCGGAAAGAACGACAGGTAGCTGGCCTTGGACGCATATCCCGCGATGCCCCAGGTGCCGGCCATGATGGCCAGTTCCAGCGTGACGAGGAAGGGGATCAGATGCAGGAAGAAGTCCGCCGAATAGGCCGTGACCGGAGAGACGGCCGTGAACAGGTAGATGGCCGGGGCCAGAAGGAAGATCACGTTCCACAGCGGCGCGAGGTAGGAATAGAAGGTGGTCCCGTACATCAGGCGCTGGCCAAGGGTCAGCCCCTTGCGGAAGATCGGGTTGTCATGGATCAGGATATCCAGACTGCCGCCCGCATATTTGAACCGCTGCACCGTCCAGGTCAGAAGATCCTGCGGCGACAGCATCTTGCTTTCCACGATCGGGTGCATCTTGGATTTCCAGCCGCGTTCGGCATCCGAATGCAGCACGATGGAGGTATAGATGTCTTCGGACACGTGGAAGCGGTAGGGGGTCAGGATCTCGGTCGCGGCGGCCTCGGTCTTGATCGCTTCCATCAGTTCCGTCGCGACCTCGCGTTCCCGCGAAGAGACGGTGACGACCTCTTCGACGGCCCAGGTGCGTTCCTGCACCTTGGAGCCGAAACTGCGCAAGGCAGCCTCCATCACCGCTTCGCGCCGGTGAATTGACCCGGCCCCGCAGCAGAACGAGGCATTCACCCAGTTCCGCCGCCGCTGAATGATGTCGTAGAACATCTTGGGATCGCTTACGAAGGGATCATCGCCCAGGGTGACCGGCCCGATGACCTTTTCGACGCCGCGCCCGATGATCTCTCCGGTTCGCCCAAACCGTCTGGCCAGCCGCGCGGGCAGGCGTTCGCCTTCGGGCAGGTCATAGAAC includes:
- a CDS encoding DUF3131 domain-containing protein produces the protein MSFRDNLIKARSGIIFLVALFCGLGLVISLEGAISKTTPQAGQPAPHGLPDQPQETLSVMSVFEDIDPLPLAITGDSTPEDLAYARIAWTYFENNTNADTGLVNSADQYPSTTMWETGSYFIAVISADLLGLIEKAEATARISRALDTLATMRLFDDILPNKAYNVQTGALVDYTNQPVERGLGWSALDIARMIGALSHVEQAYPDLAGQVASVLEYWDVDEMVEDGQLIGGNMVDGELRRDQEGRLGYGQYAAKAMMLYGYDMYRAYRAEDHMMVEEVMGQPIPVDDRLHRNVTPAFTVSEPYVFDGLEFGFDARSHRFATAIYKAQEERYRETGTLTAVSESHLDEAPYFVYSTIWGGGAPWAVMTFRGERLDSKRTVTVKTAFAWYALFGTEYTQTLIDALAPLGDEKTGWPEGLYEVDGSVNSSVTTNTNAVVLAALAFRAHGPLGRANQ
- a CDS encoding arsenate reductase/protein-tyrosine-phosphatase family protein; the protein is MEKEIPDQLATLGHPQRLAVFRLLMRRFPDRVPAGELCAALDVKASTMSAYLAALQRAGLVSQERAGTSLLYSVQMTRVQQMFDYLFLDCCRGRPNLCMPSSAGAATMSEPTSPDRKYNVLFICVGNSARSIFAESILRDLAGDRFNVHSAGTRPFSELNPFALKVLEDKGHDISPLRSKNVSEFSGQDAPELDFVFTVCNQSANEECPAWEGQPVSGHWGMVDPVKVEGTDAEKSLAFQQAYGALRNRILSFVALPVESLDRIALQSAVDEIGRSKTETPA
- a CDS encoding peptidoglycan-binding domain-containing protein, whose amino-acid sequence is MTARRLAWLGGGLLSGALAATQAQAAPCVGAGYDRIFPGATDVVTGFADVPSPRFPGLWQEGRIGGYAYQIYANGEASVSDPAPEPAWEISVQCDSAAKTCAQTTEGTPPEPALRVAEQMGLCFTAPESVATSAEMPSPPAVVAPSTDGWALSPPPQTETTEVAEDLEVADDSDLVPPAPCGLATIEEGTPGVTFQRLLIAAGADPGPVDGLPGPRTRAALSEVLGEASANLASEDAIAALDSFLCAGNG
- a CDS encoding glycosyltransferase family 2 protein — translated: MIEDDYFLKYEHRTPPEPLPYSPVREGVWQFLATVALVVGGWYILWRWSHSLNPDAMWFAVPLAVAETCAFIGMILFVFNLWKDEPIKLEEPPALLRDVDPKHPEGDRILTVDVMFATYNEDPELVRLGIRDAKRITYPHPIAIRVHVLDDGRRPEMRAVTEDEGANYISRLSNEGFKAGNLRHAMEETYGDFLVICDADTRPFPTLLEHTLGYFRDPRMAWVQTPQWFYDLPEGERLPARLARRFGRTGEIIGRGVEKVIGPVTLGDDPFVSDPKMFYDIIQRRRNWVNASFCCGAGSIHRREAVMEAALRSFGSKVQERTWAVEEVVTVSSREREVATELMEAIKTEAAATEILTPYRFHVSEDIYTSIVLHSDAERGWKSKMHPIVESKMLSPQDLLTWTVQRFKYAGGSLDILIHDNPIFRKGLTLGQRLMYGTTFYSYLAPLWNVIFLLAPAIYLFTAVSPVTAYSADFFLHLIPFLVTLELAIMAGTWGIAGYASKASYLSFFPLGLKAIMTVARGEKISFKVTPKTRQAGNFLTLVRPQIAVIALTLGGAAWAIGALLIGGTSHSASGVVANILWGLNNCFAMSGMISAALWQPDASKEGE
- the arsJ gene encoding organoarsenical effux MFS transporter ArsJ; this encodes MSETKQGMAAYVAVTAAYWAFMLTDGALRMLVLLHFHSLGFSPVQLAYLFVLYEIAGMVTNLAAGWIAARFGLTSTLYAGLGLQVVALLMLSQLDPTWAIGASVAFVMCVQGASGVAKDLAKMSSKSAVKLLAPTEGGGLFRWVAVLTGSKNAVKGFGFLLGAALLASVGFTFAVLAMAVVLAVILVAVALFMPAGLPRGRKGAKFSEVFSKSPNINWLSAARVFLFGARDVWFVVGIPIYFYAVLSDGTEEGNRAAFFMIGTFMAVWVILYGAVQASAPKILRAAERPESDLIAAARGWAAALFVVPAALTIAVLLSSGPAPWLTATLVAGLLAFGAIFAINSSLHSYLILAFTKSERVTMDVGFYYMANAGGRLIGTLLSGLTYQLGGLSLVLGTAAVMVALAALTSGQLSDQKDEGTV
- a CDS encoding ArsJ-associated glyceraldehyde-3-phosphate dehydrogenase encodes the protein MTTYALNGLGRMGKLALKPLLEGGAKIAWINDAVGDPEMHAHLLEFDTVHGRWSAEFAHDADSVTIDGTRLPFIGTRDLSALPLDGVDVVIDCTGVYKTEAKLAPYFDAGVKKVVISAPVKDGPTANIVYGVNDDTYDPDRHRIVTAASCTTNCLAPVVKVIHEALGIKHGSITTIHDVTNTQTIVDRPAKDLRRARSALNSLIPTTTGSATAITLIYPELTGRLNGHAVRVPLLNASLTDCVFEVDRETTAEEVNALFKSAAEGPLKGILGYETRPLVSTDYTNDPRSSIIDAPSTMVINGTQVKIYAWYDNEFGYANRLVDVARMVGASL